The following coding sequences are from one Paenibacillus tundrae window:
- the ftsA gene encoding cell division protein FtsA — protein sequence MSNNDIIVSLDIGTSKIRAIIGEINNGTFNIIGVGSADSEGIRKGVIVDIDQTVQSIRNAVDHAERMVGIQISEVYVGISGNHIGLMSSHGVVAVSNEDREIGEEDMERVLKAAEVIAVPPEREIIDVVAKQYVVDGLEGIQDPRGMIGVRLEVEATIITGAKTAIHNLLRCVEKAGLKVSDLVLMSLGAGQLALSKDEKAMGSVLVDVGAGATTIAVFEEDSLVATSTLPIGGEFVTNDIAYGLRTLTDQAEKVKLKYGCAWLDDAAADVMFKVTRIGSNVDKEFSQEDLAAIIEPRVQEIFQMISQEVKRLGYTELPGGYILTGGTVSMPGVLQVAQHELAASVRVAVPDYIGVRDPGFTSGVGILHNVIRSLRLRPSSSNGGGSNNNNNNNKKPTNRVKPNTSPESEQKPGLFERLKNMFSEFI from the coding sequence TTGAGTAACAATGACATCATTGTTAGTTTGGACATCGGTACATCCAAAATTCGCGCTATTATTGGGGAAATTAATAATGGAACCTTTAATATTATTGGAGTTGGATCTGCCGACTCGGAAGGAATTCGCAAAGGTGTAATCGTAGATATCGATCAGACCGTGCAGTCGATTCGCAATGCTGTGGATCATGCTGAGCGTATGGTAGGTATTCAAATATCCGAAGTATATGTTGGAATCTCGGGAAATCATATCGGGCTGATGAGCAGTCACGGCGTCGTGGCAGTATCTAATGAGGATCGTGAAATCGGAGAAGAAGACATGGAGCGGGTGTTGAAAGCAGCCGAAGTTATTGCGGTTCCACCGGAACGGGAAATTATTGATGTTGTCGCCAAGCAGTACGTTGTTGATGGCTTGGAAGGCATACAAGATCCCCGTGGTATGATTGGTGTTCGTCTGGAAGTGGAGGCGACCATCATTACGGGTGCAAAAACCGCGATACATAATCTTTTGCGCTGCGTAGAGAAAGCGGGTCTGAAAGTAAGTGATTTGGTACTCATGTCACTTGGTGCAGGACAATTGGCTTTATCTAAAGATGAAAAAGCAATGGGATCTGTGCTTGTTGATGTTGGAGCAGGTGCTACAACGATTGCTGTCTTTGAAGAGGACAGCCTTGTGGCAACTTCAACGTTACCCATCGGTGGAGAGTTCGTAACGAATGATATCGCCTATGGTTTACGTACGCTAACGGATCAAGCTGAAAAGGTGAAGCTGAAATATGGCTGTGCTTGGCTGGATGATGCTGCTGCGGATGTCATGTTCAAAGTGACACGAATCGGTAGCAATGTGGATAAAGAATTCTCGCAAGAGGATTTGGCGGCCATTATCGAACCAAGAGTTCAGGAAATATTCCAGATGATCTCTCAAGAAGTGAAGCGACTTGGTTACACGGAGCTTCCTGGAGGTTATATACTAACGGGAGGAACCGTCTCCATGCCAGGTGTTCTGCAGGTAGCTCAGCATGAGCTTGCTGCATCGGTGCGAGTAGCTGTTCCAGATTATATCGGTGTACGTGACCCAGGCTTCACTAGCGGGGTAGGTATCCTGCACAATGTAATCCGTAGTCTGCGTCTTCGTCCATCGAGCAGCAACGGCGGTGGCAGCAACAATAATAACAATAACAACAAGAAACCGACCAACCGTGTTAAGCCGAATACGTCTCCGGAATCGGAGCAAAAACCGGGTTTGTTCGAACGGCTGAAAAATATGTTCAGCGAATTTATATAA
- the murA gene encoding UDP-N-acetylglucosamine 1-carboxyvinyltransferase, whose translation MDKLVIEGGKPLSGSIRIHGAKNAALPIMAASLLADGEVTLHNVPHLLDIEVMLYILERLGCTCRHEQGTVTINTSSIQSYDVPEELMKQMRSSIFLMGPLLAKFGQVSVYQPGGCAIGERKIDLHLRGLEALGATIEEQDQQIICRGRSLVGTDIHLDFPSVGATENIMMAAVVAKGTTTIFNAAREPEIQDLQHFLNAMGASIIGAGTDTITINGVEKLVPCSYEIIPDRIVAGTVMIAAAATRGNVTLTHCNPAHLTSLIHVLKRTGVQITVCNDIMTVSCMSRPKSVDRIVTSPYPSFPTDLQSQIMVLLSLADGFSVMKETVFEGRFKHVDELNVMGADISVDLNAAFIRGVPRLYGATVEATDLRAGAALVIAGLAAQGKTVVEQVHHIDRGYDCIEKLFQSLGASVERQSPVSKQLDFAN comes from the coding sequence TTGGACAAATTGGTGATTGAAGGCGGGAAACCCCTCTCAGGATCCATACGCATCCATGGAGCAAAAAATGCCGCTTTACCGATTATGGCCGCAAGTTTGTTGGCAGATGGGGAAGTCACCCTGCATAACGTACCACACTTGCTGGACATTGAAGTAATGCTGTATATCCTGGAACGGCTTGGATGCACGTGTCGGCATGAACAGGGAACAGTGACGATTAATACGTCGTCCATTCAGTCTTATGATGTGCCTGAGGAGCTTATGAAACAGATGCGCTCTTCCATTTTCTTAATGGGACCACTGCTCGCTAAATTCGGGCAAGTATCCGTGTATCAGCCTGGTGGCTGTGCGATTGGAGAACGTAAGATTGATCTTCACCTCCGGGGCCTGGAAGCGCTCGGAGCCACAATCGAGGAACAGGATCAACAGATCATCTGTCGTGGTCGTTCGTTGGTTGGAACGGATATTCATCTGGATTTCCCGAGTGTGGGAGCCACGGAGAATATTATGATGGCAGCTGTGGTAGCTAAGGGCACAACAACCATTTTTAATGCAGCACGTGAACCTGAAATTCAGGATTTGCAGCACTTTCTGAATGCTATGGGTGCAAGTATCATAGGTGCCGGAACAGATACCATTACGATTAATGGTGTGGAAAAGCTGGTACCATGCTCATACGAAATTATTCCTGATCGCATCGTGGCTGGAACGGTGATGATCGCAGCCGCAGCTACGAGAGGGAATGTAACGCTTACACACTGCAATCCGGCACATCTTACTTCTCTTATACATGTGTTGAAGCGCACTGGTGTTCAAATTACAGTATGCAATGATATAATGACGGTGAGCTGTATGAGCCGTCCAAAATCAGTAGATCGAATCGTAACTTCACCTTATCCTTCGTTCCCCACAGACCTGCAGTCGCAAATTATGGTTCTGCTTAGTCTAGCGGATGGTTTTAGTGTCATGAAGGAGACCGTGTTTGAAGGTCGATTTAAACATGTGGATGAGCTGAATGTAATGGGAGCCGACATATCGGTGGATCTAAATGCAGCCTTTATACGTGGTGTTCCCCGTTTATATGGAGCCACAGTGGAAGCAACCGATTTGCGCGCAGGTGCAGCTTTGGTTATTGCTGGTTTAGCAGCACAAGGCAAGACGGTTGTAGAGCAAGTTCATCACATTGACAGAGGGTATGATTGTATCGAAAAGTTGTTCCAGAGTCTCGGAGCTTCCGTTGAAAGACAATCTCCCGTTTCGAAACAGCTCGATTTTGCCAATTAA
- the ftsZ gene encoding cell division protein FtsZ, whose product MLEFDFEMESLAQIKVIGVGGGGSNAVNRMIENGVQGVEFITVNTDAQALHLAKSEHKLQIGDKLTRGLGAGANPDVGKKAAEESRDLIMNTLKGADMVFVTAGMGGGTGTGAAPVIAEIAKECGALTVGVVTRPFTFEGRKRSSHAEQGIEALKEKVDTLIVIPNDRLLEIVDKKTPMLEAFRQADNVLRQAVQGISDLIAVPGLINLDFADVKTIMHERGSALMGIGESTGENRAAEAARKAIMSPLLETSIEGARGVIMNITGGINLSLYEVNEAAEIVTSASDPEVNMIFGAIIDENLKEEIKVTVIATGFEDKPVSPPPARKTAPTSEPTDNRAPNLRPFGNQPSGDQLDIPTFLRNRSRNTNND is encoded by the coding sequence ATGTTGGAATTTGATTTCGAGATGGAGAGCTTGGCTCAAATAAAGGTCATCGGGGTAGGCGGCGGCGGAAGCAATGCTGTGAACCGAATGATCGAAAATGGTGTACAAGGTGTGGAATTTATAACGGTAAATACAGATGCTCAAGCATTGCATCTGGCTAAATCCGAACATAAATTGCAAATCGGTGACAAACTGACACGTGGTCTTGGCGCAGGTGCTAACCCCGATGTTGGTAAAAAGGCAGCGGAAGAGTCCCGCGACCTGATCATGAATACGCTCAAAGGTGCAGACATGGTATTTGTTACAGCCGGTATGGGCGGTGGTACAGGTACAGGTGCGGCTCCAGTTATCGCTGAGATCGCTAAAGAATGTGGTGCACTTACAGTCGGCGTAGTAACACGCCCGTTTACTTTTGAAGGACGTAAACGTTCTAGCCATGCAGAGCAAGGCATTGAAGCTCTGAAGGAAAAAGTAGATACACTGATCGTTATTCCTAATGATCGTTTGCTTGAGATTGTAGACAAAAAGACACCAATGTTGGAAGCATTCCGTCAAGCGGATAACGTATTGCGTCAAGCGGTACAAGGTATTTCTGACCTGATCGCTGTTCCGGGTCTAATCAACCTTGACTTTGCTGACGTCAAAACGATTATGCATGAACGCGGTTCTGCGCTGATGGGTATCGGTGAATCCACTGGTGAAAATCGTGCGGCTGAAGCAGCTCGTAAAGCGATCATGAGTCCTTTGCTTGAAACGTCTATTGAAGGTGCTCGTGGTGTAATCATGAATATCACAGGTGGCATTAACCTGTCGCTATATGAAGTTAACGAAGCAGCAGAAATCGTCACGTCTGCCTCCGATCCGGAAGTCAACATGATCTTCGGTGCCATCATTGATGAGAACCTGAAGGAAGAGATCAAGGTTACGGTGATTGCTACTGGCTTTGAAGATAAGCCTGTATCGCCGCCACCTGCTCGCAAAACTGCTCCAACTAGTGAGCCTACGGATAACCGTGCGCCTAATCTGCGTCCGTTCGGCAACCAGCCAAGCGGTGATCAGTTGGACATTCCGACATTTTTGCGCAATCGTTCACGTAATACTAATAACGACTAA
- a CDS encoding YggS family pyridoxal phosphate-dependent enzyme: MSLGERIQQVNQKIEDACQRSNRVREEVNVIAVTKYVSLETTGAVLQHGLEHIGENRWQDAQAKWEAFGQQGTWHFIGHLQTNKVKDVIGKFRYIHSLDRLSLAKELDKKAAALGIQVETFLQVNISGEESKYGLQPEQAKPFLCEISSFSNLKVVGLMTMAPHEENPELTRPVFRGLRELRDDLNGQALTSEPITQLSMGMSNDFEVAIEEGATWVRLGSILVGKEEGSRWA; the protein is encoded by the coding sequence TTGTCATTGGGGGAGCGTATACAACAGGTAAATCAGAAGATAGAAGACGCGTGTCAGCGCAGTAACCGTGTACGTGAGGAAGTGAACGTCATTGCAGTTACCAAATACGTCTCGCTTGAAACGACGGGAGCAGTGCTGCAACATGGTCTTGAGCATATTGGAGAAAACCGCTGGCAGGATGCGCAGGCAAAATGGGAAGCTTTTGGCCAACAAGGCACATGGCATTTTATTGGACACCTGCAGACGAACAAAGTGAAGGACGTTATTGGTAAATTCCGCTACATACACTCCCTGGATCGTTTATCCCTAGCGAAAGAGCTAGATAAAAAGGCGGCTGCACTGGGTATCCAGGTGGAGACGTTTCTACAAGTTAACATTTCGGGTGAAGAGAGCAAGTATGGATTACAGCCCGAACAGGCTAAACCATTTTTGTGTGAAATCAGTTCATTTAGCAACCTAAAAGTTGTCGGGCTAATGACGATGGCGCCTCATGAGGAAAACCCTGAGCTTACTCGTCCTGTATTCCGTGGACTTCGTGAGCTTAGAGACGACTTAAATGGACAAGCCTTGACCTCAGAACCAATCACCCAGCTCTCTATGGGCATGTCTAATGATTTTGAAGTGGCCATTGAAGAAGGGGCAACATGGGTTCGGCTGGGTTCAATTCTTGTAGGAAAAGAGGAGGGTTCACGATGGGCGTAA
- a CDS encoding cell division protein FtsQ/DivIB — protein sequence MPKSQIPVLKKNRPKRNTSRKIVFILLFLFVALLAVLFFRSSMSRISEIEITGNVYTSTSELLEKSSLKVGEQFFGTSSSEIIEQLKTDKAISNVTVDKQFPGTIHIKVEEYPTVAYELAADGALKAILASGTSLIVPPNIGVAVEKPILTQWKTDDPLKAKLSEVLATIPNELTTDISEIIPNPTPSFPDQIRIYTKSQFEVITTVSMLPDKVEYLNQVIETERPGKITMLEADTYVPFIADNPEDDVEPGASP from the coding sequence ATGCCAAAAAGTCAAATTCCGGTTCTCAAAAAGAATCGGCCTAAACGAAACACAAGCCGTAAAATTGTATTCATTTTGTTATTTCTTTTTGTTGCGTTACTTGCAGTATTGTTCTTTCGCTCTTCAATGAGCCGGATTTCGGAGATTGAGATTACGGGTAATGTGTACACGTCAACTTCGGAATTATTGGAGAAGAGTAGTCTGAAGGTGGGCGAACAATTTTTTGGGACAAGCTCGTCAGAGATCATTGAACAGCTGAAGACAGATAAGGCGATTTCCAATGTGACAGTGGACAAGCAATTTCCTGGCACAATTCATATCAAGGTCGAAGAATACCCTACGGTTGCATATGAACTTGCCGCGGACGGAGCGCTTAAAGCGATACTTGCCAGTGGGACAAGCTTGATTGTTCCACCTAACATTGGAGTTGCTGTAGAGAAACCTATTCTGACGCAGTGGAAGACAGACGATCCGCTCAAGGCCAAATTGAGTGAAGTCTTAGCTACCATTCCCAACGAGCTTACGACGGACATCTCGGAGATCATTCCGAATCCGACGCCCTCATTTCCGGATCAGATTAGGATCTATACAAAATCGCAGTTTGAAGTGATTACAACGGTGTCTATGTTGCCGGATAAGGTGGAATACCTTAATCAGGTTATTGAGACAGAGCGACCAGGAAAGATAACGATGTTGGAGGCCGATACCTATGTACCTTTTATCGCCGACAACCCTGAGGATGATGTTGAACCAGGAGCAAGTCCCTGA
- the sigE gene encoding RNA polymerase sporulation sigma factor SigE — translation MLVKWKLVAQLQYYRVLFLFGLKSEEIYYIGGSEALPPPLTREEEEFLLQKLSSGDAAIRAMLIERNLRLVVYIARKFENTGINIEDLVSIGAIGLIKAVNTFDPEKKIKLATYASRCIENEILMYLRRNSKIRTEVSFDEPLNIDWDGNELLLSDVLGTENDTIYRNIEEQVDRKLLHKALEKLTDRERMIMELRFGLTDGEEKTQKDVADLLGISQSYISRLEKRIIKRLRKEFNKMV, via the coding sequence ATGCTTGTAAAATGGAAATTGGTAGCTCAGTTGCAATACTATCGTGTGTTGTTTTTGTTCGGTCTGAAGAGTGAAGAGATTTATTATATCGGTGGGAGTGAAGCGCTACCACCTCCATTAACCCGTGAAGAAGAGGAATTCTTACTTCAAAAGTTATCCTCAGGAGACGCTGCAATTCGAGCGATGCTGATTGAACGCAATCTGCGATTGGTTGTTTACATTGCACGCAAATTCGAAAATACGGGCATTAACATTGAAGACTTGGTCTCCATCGGAGCCATTGGACTTATTAAAGCGGTGAACACATTTGATCCAGAAAAGAAAATTAAACTGGCAACCTACGCATCACGTTGTATTGAAAATGAAATTTTAATGTACTTACGTCGCAATAGTAAAATTCGTACAGAGGTTTCTTTTGACGAACCACTCAACATCGATTGGGATGGAAATGAACTATTATTATCCGATGTACTCGGTACAGAGAATGATACAATCTATCGAAATATTGAAGAACAAGTAGATCGTAAGCTGCTGCACAAAGCATTGGAAAAATTAACGGATCGTGAACGAATGATTATGGAGCTTCGTTTTGGGTTGACCGATGGGGAAGAAAAGACGCAAAAAGATGTTGCCGATTTACTCGGAATCTCGCAATCCTATATCTCTCGTCTCGAAAAAAGAATCATTAAAAGACTCCGCAAAGAGTTTAATAAAATGGTCTAA
- the pgeF gene encoding peptidoglycan editing factor PgeF — protein MEPFILDQNYTVQDIKQAGQTDTEPRLLHLEPWRRQFSQMTAGFTTRQGGVGITPYASLNCAYHVGDHAEDVLHNRKLVAEQLGFSVDAWTCGEQVHGKHVAVITAEDRGRGLQDRQSAIQDTDGLVTNVPGVLLTSFYADCVPLYFYDPVQQAVGLAHAGWKGTVAGIAKSMVETMEETYGSRRQDIRCAIGPSIGDCCYEVDENVMQHVRVWLDDATGNDEYKGSAPNRIYRPANQGKTMLNLKECNRHIMMKAGILPDHIECTSWCTSCHTELFFSYRKENGTTGRMASWIGLEER, from the coding sequence ATGGAACCTTTTATTTTAGATCAAAATTATACAGTTCAAGATATAAAGCAGGCAGGACAAACGGATACTGAACCGAGGTTATTACATCTGGAGCCGTGGAGACGGCAATTTAGCCAGATGACCGCAGGATTTACTACGAGGCAGGGAGGCGTTGGTATTACTCCTTATGCCAGTCTGAATTGTGCCTATCATGTGGGGGATCATGCAGAAGATGTTCTTCATAACCGCAAGCTTGTGGCAGAGCAACTCGGCTTCTCGGTAGATGCTTGGACTTGCGGAGAACAGGTGCATGGCAAACACGTAGCGGTAATTACCGCGGAGGATCGCGGCAGAGGTTTGCAAGATCGGCAGTCTGCCATTCAGGATACGGATGGATTGGTTACGAATGTACCCGGTGTGTTATTAACGTCATTCTATGCGGACTGCGTACCTCTGTATTTCTATGATCCTGTTCAACAAGCGGTTGGGCTTGCCCATGCGGGGTGGAAAGGTACTGTTGCTGGAATCGCAAAGTCCATGGTAGAAACCATGGAAGAGACCTATGGAAGCCGGAGGCAAGACATTCGCTGCGCGATTGGCCCTTCTATTGGAGACTGTTGTTATGAAGTGGACGAAAACGTTATGCAGCATGTACGGGTTTGGCTAGACGATGCTACGGGTAATGATGAATACAAGGGATCTGCTCCTAATCGCATCTATCGGCCTGCCAATCAGGGTAAAACGATGTTAAACTTGAAAGAATGTAATCGACACATTATGATGAAAGCAGGAATATTGCCGGATCATATCGAATGTACAAGTTGGTGTACAAGCTGCCATACGGAGCTGTTTTTTTCTTATCGCAAAGAAAATGGAACAACCGGTAGAATGGCGAGTTGGATTGGGCTGGAAGAGAGGTGA
- a CDS encoding cell division protein SepF, protein MGVMNKFMNFLGLQEEEEIVERERLAAQEETEAEHQENETSSLDKRRNQRGNNVVSIHSQKNVKVVLYEPRSYDEAQEIADHLRSHRTVVVNLQRVRQDQALRVIDFLSGTVYALGGGISKIGGNIFLCTPDTVEIQGAISEILAESEQDYNRMR, encoded by the coding sequence ATGGGCGTAATGAATAAATTCATGAATTTCCTAGGGCTCCAGGAAGAAGAAGAGATTGTGGAGCGTGAACGTTTGGCAGCGCAAGAGGAAACTGAGGCAGAACATCAAGAAAATGAAACCTCCAGTCTGGATAAACGTAGAAACCAAAGGGGTAATAATGTCGTGAGCATTCATTCCCAGAAAAATGTTAAAGTTGTCCTTTATGAACCGCGTTCATATGACGAAGCTCAAGAGATCGCCGATCATCTTCGTTCCCATCGCACGGTTGTTGTTAACTTACAGCGAGTGCGTCAGGATCAGGCATTACGCGTGATCGATTTTTTGAGTGGTACAGTATATGCCCTGGGCGGCGGAATTTCTAAAATTGGCGGCAACATTTTTCTTTGTACGCCAGATACAGTTGAAATTCAAGGAGCAATTTCGGAAATACTGGCTGAAAGCGAGCAAGATTATAACAGAATGAGGTGA
- a CDS encoding YlmC/YmxH family sporulation protein, with translation MKGNTGESVSRGVKISDFQTKEVINITDGKRLGQISDLELDLKQGRIEAIVVPGYSRFMGLFGGGTDLVIPWRNIVKIGSDVILVKMDEVKETVLDDRDREARMYDEQQGRTQREERIERLERSQRRTI, from the coding sequence ATGAAGGGAAATACAGGAGAATCCGTATCCAGAGGTGTGAAGATTTCTGATTTTCAAACAAAGGAAGTTATTAATATTACCGATGGCAAGCGGTTAGGTCAGATAAGTGACTTGGAGTTGGACCTGAAGCAGGGGCGTATTGAAGCCATTGTGGTGCCAGGGTATAGCCGCTTTATGGGGCTATTTGGGGGTGGAACAGATCTGGTCATTCCATGGAGAAATATCGTAAAGATCGGATCGGACGTTATTCTGGTCAAAATGGATGAGGTAAAGGAAACGGTTCTAGATGATCGTGACCGGGAAGCGCGGATGTACGATGAACAGCAGGGACGTACACAACGTGAAGAACGAATTGAGCGGTTAGAGCGTAGCCAGCGGCGAACGATATAG
- the sigG gene encoding RNA polymerase sporulation sigma factor SigG, which produces MTRNKVEICGVDTAKLPVLTNTEMRELFHSLQQHHDRSAREKLVNGNLRLVLSVIQRFNNRGEFVDDLFQVGCIGLMKAIDNFDLSQNVKFSTYAVPMIIGEIRRYLRDNNPIRVSRSLRDIAYKALQVRDSLTNKNSREPTIFEISEALNVPKEDVVFALDAIQDPVSLFEPIYHDGGDPIYVMDQISDDKNKDVSWIEEIALREAMHRLGQREKMILSMRFFEGKTQMEVADEIGISQAQVSRLEKSAIQQMQKHVKS; this is translated from the coding sequence ATGACCCGAAACAAAGTCGAGATTTGTGGCGTGGACACCGCAAAATTGCCTGTTCTCACCAACACTGAAATGAGGGAGTTATTTCACTCTCTCCAGCAACATCACGATCGCTCAGCAAGAGAAAAATTAGTGAATGGCAACCTGCGTCTAGTACTTAGCGTCATTCAGCGCTTTAACAATCGAGGGGAGTTTGTCGATGATCTGTTCCAGGTTGGATGTATTGGCCTGATGAAAGCCATTGATAATTTTGACTTATCCCAAAATGTTAAATTTTCAACGTATGCGGTTCCGATGATTATTGGGGAAATCCGTAGATACTTGCGCGACAATAACCCGATTCGGGTATCTCGCTCCTTGCGGGACATTGCTTATAAAGCACTTCAGGTTCGTGACAGCCTGACGAATAAAAATTCCCGTGAACCGACGATATTCGAAATCTCCGAAGCACTCAATGTGCCTAAGGAAGATGTCGTGTTTGCACTAGATGCCATCCAAGACCCAGTTTCACTCTTTGAACCCATTTATCATGATGGTGGTGATCCGATCTATGTGATGGATCAGATCAGTGACGATAAAAACAAGGATGTATCATGGATTGAAGAGATTGCACTTCGAGAAGCGATGCATCGTCTTGGACAACGTGAAAAAATGATTTTGTCCATGCGTTTTTTTGAAGGGAAAACGCAAATGGAAGTAGCAGATGAGATCGGTATTTCTCAAGCACAGGTATCGCGTCTGGAGAAGTCGGCCATACAACAAATGCAAAAGCATGTTAAATCGTAA
- the spoIIGA gene encoding sigma-E processing peptidase SpoIIGA, with amino-acid sequence MVVYVDLIFLTNLCIDGALIGLTAWMRSIKLVWWRWLLSAVVGALYVVMMFVPELEFMFTFLIKFGLSLVMLSIAFGFKGLQTFVRTLGTFYVINFVAAGGILGMHYMLQNSGEIFNGIWFTTSGGMSFDLKIAFWFTFIVFFTVLFLFKVVQNSKRKTDRMTTYLGRVEVVIDEVSVTCTGLVDTGNQLTDPLSRLPVMVMEVSLWQDLLPEAWKGRLKDETPDNLIMELDQEQFRWQDRLRLVPFRGINKGTAFMLAIRPDLVRVSLGEICYETTKVLVGLDGGVLSSEGKYRAVIHPELVSEAVSTQSTALTVGATEKPLNVV; translated from the coding sequence TTGGTTGTTTATGTGGATCTTATCTTTTTGACGAACTTGTGTATTGACGGTGCACTCATTGGTCTTACGGCATGGATGCGCAGCATCAAGTTAGTGTGGTGGAGATGGCTACTGTCAGCGGTGGTGGGTGCGCTATATGTGGTTATGATGTTTGTGCCAGAGCTTGAGTTCATGTTCACCTTTCTGATCAAGTTCGGCTTATCACTGGTGATGCTCAGCATCGCATTTGGCTTTAAAGGTCTTCAGACTTTTGTACGAACCTTGGGTACCTTCTACGTCATTAATTTTGTGGCTGCTGGCGGCATTCTAGGTATGCACTATATGTTACAGAATTCAGGTGAGATATTTAACGGAATCTGGTTTACCACCTCTGGCGGGATGTCCTTTGATCTGAAAATTGCGTTTTGGTTTACGTTTATCGTATTCTTTACAGTTTTATTTCTATTCAAAGTTGTTCAGAACTCCAAACGCAAAACAGATCGTATGACCACCTATTTAGGCAGAGTCGAGGTTGTAATTGACGAGGTGAGCGTTACTTGTACAGGCCTTGTGGATACCGGTAATCAGCTGACTGATCCTCTTTCCCGCTTACCGGTCATGGTAATGGAAGTCTCGTTGTGGCAAGACCTGTTGCCTGAGGCTTGGAAAGGTAGGTTGAAGGATGAGACACCGGACAACCTTATTATGGAACTGGATCAAGAGCAGTTTCGTTGGCAAGATCGTTTAAGGCTTGTCCCATTTCGCGGGATTAACAAAGGAACTGCCTTTATGCTCGCGATAAGACCTGATCTCGTTCGAGTGAGTCTGGGTGAAATATGCTATGAAACAACGAAGGTATTGGTAGGTCTGGATGGCGGCGTATTGTCTTCAGAGGGCAAATATCGTGCTGTGATTCATCCTGAACTCGTGTCAGAAGCTGTTAGCACACAGTCTACGGCTCTCACTGTGGGAGCAACAGAAAAGCCGCTGAATGTGGTATAG
- the murB gene encoding UDP-N-acetylmuramate dehydrogenase, translated as MQQWISVLSQNNVGKVLENEPLAKYTTWKIGGPADALVIPENKEQMVNLIQLLQKHKIPWMQLGRGSNMLVSDKGIRGVVVKPGEGFDFAEFHEDGVTAGAAFSFVKLSVMAAKKEFTGLEFGSGIPGTVGGAVYMNAGAHGSDVSRIFQSAEIVLETGELVRYSKEDMNFAYRHSVLHDQRGIVLEATFALQQGERKVISEAMAAYKDRRRRTQPLQMACAGSVFRNPPGDYAARLIEAAGLKGKTQGGAQVSTMHANFIVNTGQATAEDVITLMQHIQSTISSHNGIDLVPEVFVVGER; from the coding sequence ATGCAGCAGTGGATATCGGTACTATCCCAGAATAATGTCGGCAAAGTTCTTGAAAACGAGCCGCTCGCAAAATATACGACATGGAAAATCGGTGGTCCTGCGGATGCGCTAGTCATACCGGAAAACAAAGAGCAGATGGTCAATCTAATTCAGTTGTTACAAAAGCATAAGATCCCGTGGATGCAACTGGGACGTGGATCAAACATGCTAGTATCTGACAAAGGAATACGCGGTGTTGTCGTGAAACCAGGAGAAGGCTTTGACTTTGCGGAATTTCACGAAGATGGCGTAACAGCCGGAGCTGCATTTTCTTTTGTTAAGCTGAGTGTGATGGCTGCCAAAAAAGAATTTACCGGTTTGGAATTTGGTAGCGGGATTCCTGGAACTGTCGGTGGAGCTGTGTATATGAACGCGGGAGCCCATGGATCGGATGTGTCACGGATATTTCAATCCGCTGAGATTGTGCTGGAGACAGGGGAATTGGTACGTTATAGCAAGGAGGACATGAATTTTGCCTACCGCCACTCTGTACTGCATGATCAGAGAGGCATTGTACTTGAGGCTACGTTTGCTCTTCAGCAAGGCGAGCGCAAGGTGATTTCGGAAGCGATGGCGGCCTATAAGGATCGCAGACGGCGTACACAGCCACTGCAGATGGCTTGTGCAGGCAGTGTTTTCCGGAACCCACCTGGTGATTATGCAGCTCGCTTGATTGAAGCAGCAGGGCTAAAGGGTAAGACACAGGGAGGCGCACAGGTATCCACCATGCATGCCAATTTCATTGTTAATACCGGCCAAGCAACAGCAGAGGACGTCATCACCCTTATGCAGCATATTCAGAGCACTATATCATCTCATAACGGTATTGACCTGGTACCGGAAGTCTTCGTAGTGGGTGAGCGGTAA